The nucleotide sequence AGGCCGGCTTCCAGCGGCGAAGTGGTGTCGTCGATGTCGTTGCCGTAGAGGCAGTAGCCCATTTCCAGCCGCAGCGTGTCGCGGGCGCCGAGGCCGATGGGCTTCAGGCCGTAGGGCTGGCCGGCTTCCATCACCTTGTCCCACACGATTTTGGCGTGCTCGTTGGGCACGTACAGCTCGAAGCCGCCCGCGCCGGTGTAGCCCGTGGCCGAGATAATCACGTCCTCAACGCCGGCAAACGTGCCCTGCACGAACGAGTAGTACGGAATGGCGCTCAGGTCAACGTCGGTGAGAGACTGTAGGGCCTGGCTGGTTTTGGGGCCCTGCACTGCAAACAGGCTCATCTGGTCCGACACGTTTTCCAGGTCGGCGCCCTGGGTGTTGTGCTTACTGATCCAGTTCCAGTCTTTGTCGATGTTGGAGGCATTCACCACCAGCATGTAGTCTTCGTCGGCCAGCTTGTACACCAGCAAATCGTCCACGATGCCGCCGTCGGCGTTGGGCAGGCACGAGTACTGGGCCTTGCCGTCGGTGAGCTTGCTGGCGTCGTTGCTGGTTACGCGCTGGATCAGGTCGAGGGCCTGCGGGCCGCGCACCCGGAACTCGCCCATGTGCGACACGTCGAAGATGCCCACGGCCCGGCGCACGGTGTGGTGCTCGTCGAGGTCGGAGGAGTAGCGCACGGGCATGTTGTAGCCGGCAAAGGGCACCATCTTGGCACCCAGCTGCTGGTGCACATCATTCAGGACAACGGTTTTGAGGGTTTCGCTCATGGAAGAGGAGGTGGGTGGGAAGGTGAGGGTGCCGCCCGGCGGCGGGGCGAAATTAGCCATTTCCGCGCGTCAGTTTGCATGCGGTATCTTGCGCACTCTGCCCGGCCACGAAGGCCGTCCCGTCAGGCGCGGCTACTCCGGCCGGCCTTCATTGCCAACTATGCCCGTGCACCTGCGTACCGGACAGCAGGTTTTCGGCTTTCCTTTTTCCTGTTTCGCATGAAACTCAAGCTTTCGACTAAGCTCTTCACCGGTTTCCTGGTTATTCTGCTGCTGTTCGTGGGCGTGGTGTTCGTCAACTACCAGCTCTCGCGTAAGGTGCTGCGCAACGCCCGGCGCGTGCAGCTCTCGCAGCGCACTTCCTCGGAGGCCTCCACCCTGCTGCGCAGCATCGTGGACATGGAAAACGGCTTTCGGGGCTTTCTGCTGATTGGCAAGGAGGAAACCCTGCAGCCCTATCACGAAGGCGAGCGGTACCTGGTGCGGCATTTCGAGCAGTTGCTGACGGAGCTGGAAGACAGCTCGGCCCAGCACGCCCGGATTCTGCGGGCCCGCTCGGTCTTTCGCGAGTGGCTCGACTATTCGCACATGCTCATCCAGGAAAAGCGCGAGGCCCGGCGCCGCACGCCGGAACAGGCTGGCCTGCAGGGCATGCCTCACCGCGACCAAGCCGAAGGCCTGGCCGGTAAGCGCCTCACCGACCAGATCCGGATTTTGTTTGCGGCCTTTGCGCGCGAGGAAATGGCTTTGCGCGAAAAACAGGGCCTCAAGCTTCAGGAAGGTATCCGCGAAACCCGCCTGATTTCGGTGGGCACTACGCTGCTGGCCATCGTGCTGGGGCTGGCCGGGGCCCTCTACCTCACCCGCCTCATCGGGCAGCGGATTCAGACGATGGTGTCGATGTCGTCGCAGATTGCGGCCGGCGAGTACCACACGCAGCTTACCGACACGGCCGGCGACGAGCTCAGCGCCCTGTCGGTGTCGCTGAACCAGATGGCGGCCACTATCAACAGCAACATCACGCAGCTGGAGCGCCGCAATCAGGAACTCGACCAGTTTGCCTACGTGGTATCACACGATTTGAAAGCGCCGCTGCGGGGCATCGAGAGTGCCTCGCGCTGGATTGAGGAAGACATGGGCCAGGACACGCCGCCTCACATTCAGGAGTTTCTGCTGCTGATGCGCACCCGGGTGCGCCGCATGGAGCACCTCATCACGGGCATCCTGGATCTGGCGCGGGTGGGCCGCACTGCCCAGGCCGACGAGCCCGT is from Hymenobacter yonginensis and encodes:
- the gcvT gene encoding glycine cleavage system aminomethyltransferase GcvT; protein product: MSETLKTVVLNDVHQQLGAKMVPFAGYNMPVRYSSDLDEHHTVRRAVGIFDVSHMGEFRVRGPQALDLIQRVTSNDASKLTDGKAQYSCLPNADGGIVDDLLVYKLADEDYMLVVNASNIDKDWNWISKHNTQGADLENVSDQMSLFAVQGPKTSQALQSLTDVDLSAIPYYSFVQGTFAGVEDVIISATGYTGAGGFELYVPNEHAKIVWDKVMEAGQPYGLKPIGLGARDTLRLEMGYCLYGNDIDDTTSPLEAGLGWVTKFTKDFTNAESLKQQKEAGVARKLVGFLMDGPGIPRGHYELVNEAGEKIGDVTSGTQSPSLSKGIGLGYVQTEFSKPGSKVFVQIRGKNQPATVVKLPFVPGTEEA
- a CDS encoding sensor histidine kinase, which translates into the protein MKLKLSTKLFTGFLVILLLFVGVVFVNYQLSRKVLRNARRVQLSQRTSSEASTLLRSIVDMENGFRGFLLIGKEETLQPYHEGERYLVRHFEQLLTELEDSSAQHARILRARSVFREWLDYSHMLIQEKREARRRTPEQAGLQGMPHRDQAEGLAGKRLTDQIRILFAAFAREEMALREKQGLKLQEGIRETRLISVGTTLLAIVLGLAGALYLTRLIGQRIQTMVSMSSQIAAGEYHTQLTDTAGDELSALSVSLNQMAATINSNITQLERRNQELDQFAYVVSHDLKAPLRGIESASRWIEEDMGQDTPPHIQEFLLLMRTRVRRMEHLITGILDLARVGRTAQADEPVFVRQLLREITDSLELPDGFEVELPFYLPTLVTNRVQLQQVFTNLISNAVKYHPHPETGVVRIGCTEDKSFFTFSVADNGPGIASEYHERIFVIFQTLTERDTLESTGVGLAIVRKIVERQGGTIRIESAEGEGATFYFTWPRQPPASRPGLGSSAPKPLITV